A region of Solibacillus isronensis DNA encodes the following proteins:
- a CDS encoding DNA alkylation repair protein, whose translation MSEIKCSSKAENILLQINSQTKLGDLRKIAKDIKKDHELAMELWSTEAYLPRLLAILIMDKKLLSQAVLTKFDQDMQMHAFGERNNLMDWLMANQLMKGKKTIAMMESWENSDSALQRRAFWYYQARLRWTGQTPPDNTADLLSKIEANISKEESEVQWAMNLTAGWIGVYEEKYRARCIELGKNIGLYKDDKVAKGCTPSYLPQFIVMEVNKRQ comes from the coding sequence ATGAGTGAAATTAAATGTTCTTCAAAAGCAGAAAATATCTTACTTCAGATCAATAGTCAAACTAAGTTAGGCGACTTACGCAAAATTGCCAAAGATATAAAAAAAGATCATGAATTAGCAATGGAACTGTGGTCAACTGAGGCGTATTTGCCCCGATTATTGGCAATTTTAATTATGGACAAAAAACTTCTTTCACAAGCGGTGCTAACTAAATTTGATCAGGATATGCAAATGCATGCTTTTGGTGAGCGAAATAATTTAATGGATTGGTTAATGGCAAATCAGCTTATGAAAGGTAAGAAAACAATCGCAATGATGGAGTCATGGGAAAACAGCGATTCTGCTCTTCAAAGGCGAGCTTTCTGGTATTATCAGGCGCGACTGAGATGGACGGGACAAACACCGCCTGATAATACAGCAGACTTGCTTTCTAAAATAGAAGCGAACATTAGCAAGGAAGAATCGGAAGTTCAATGGGCGATGAATCTTACAGCAGGCTGGATCGGTGTATATGAGGAAAAGTATCGTGCACGCTGTATTGAACTCGGTAAAAATATAGGCCTTTACAAAGATGATAAAGTAGCAAAAGGATGTACGCCAAGTTATTTGCCGCAGTTCATTGTAATGGAGGTTAACAAAAGACAATAG
- a CDS encoding peptidylprolyl isomerase, producing MKKLLSLMFVSAILLAACNSSELSITEVQKIPQKVQESIDTDYTLQLVNDSKSDVKYIIFQSDGSVTAELEERENILDIKLDTENEENSELKQYVYKITRGDAQYDSINVKINGQDTPIDSSTGF from the coding sequence ATGAAAAAACTATTATCGTTAATGTTTGTTTCAGCAATATTATTAGCAGCTTGTAATTCATCAGAATTAAGTATTACTGAAGTTCAAAAGATTCCCCAAAAAGTACAAGAGAGTATTGATACCGACTATACATTGCAGTTAGTTAATGACAGTAAAAGCGATGTAAAATATATTATTTTTCAATCTGACGGATCAGTAACAGCTGAACTTGAAGAGAGAGAAAACATATTAGATATAAAATTGGATACCGAAAACGAAGAAAATAGCGAGTTAAAACAATACGTCTATAAAATTACTCGTGGTGATGCACAATATGATTCAATTAATGTAAAAATAAACGGTCAGGATACACCTATAGATAGTTCCACAGGTTTTTAG